In Rhipicephalus microplus isolate Deutch F79 chromosome 9, USDA_Rmic, whole genome shotgun sequence, one genomic interval encodes:
- the LOC119164693 gene encoding uncharacterized protein LOC119164693 has translation MDFTLKTTLTAHLRTHTDLCPGNGTIEECATWIEAPADPSAANVPLAPRGRPPGSINKRYVQLVDANLTNINIRPYKCPHCEKGFADKWHLRRHIRIHTGDRPFACPFCPMAFNQKNTLIGHMRRHTGDKPYRCQFCCVAFSWKSTFVKHMQQQHGPEHIPL, from the exons ATGGACTTCACCCTCAAGACCACACTGACGGCGCATCTGCGCACCCACACAG ACCTATGTCCTGGGAACGGGACAATCGAAGAATGTGCCACATGGATCGAAGCACCGGCTGACCCATCTGCTGCGAACGTACCGCTGGCTCCTCGCGGGCGTCCTCCAGGGTCCATCAACAAGCGTTATGTCCAGTTGGTAGACGCGAACCTCACCAACATCAACATACGCCCCTACAAGTGCCCGCACTGCGAAAAGGGCTTTGCGGACAAGTGGCATCTGAGAAGGCACATCCGCATCCACACGGGCGATCGGCCCTTCGCCTGCCCCTTCTGCCCCATGGCCTTCAACCAGAAAAACACCCTCATCGGCCACATGCGGCGCCACACGGGCGACAAACCCTATCGCTGCCAGTTCTGCTGCGTGGCCTTCTCCTGGAAAAGCACCTTTGTCAAGCATATGCAGCAGCAACATGGCCCCGAGCACATTCCGCTCTAA